The DNA region CCGACGATAACCGCCTGCACCCAGCCCTTGGACATGACCATGGCAGCCATGTTGTCTGCCAGAAGCGTTACGTCGATGCCGGCCTGCTGCAGCTCAAAAGCGGTCAGCCGTGCACCCTGCAGCACAGGCCGCGTCTCGTCCGCGAACACCTTAATTTTCATGCCCTGCTCATGGGCAAGGTACATCGGGGCGAGCGCGGTACCGTATTTGGCCGTTGCCAAGCCGCCTGCGTTGCAGTGCGTAAGGATGCCCATCCCGTCTTTGAAGAACGGCAGCGCGTTCTCGCCGATTCGGCGGCATACATCCTCGTCCTCTGCGCGGATGGCTTCGGCTTCCGCCAGGAATGCCGCATTCAGTCCGCTGATATCGAGCCCGTCCGTAGCGAGCTTGGCCGCGGCGAGCTTCATCCGGTCCAGCGCCCAAAACAGGTTAACGGCTGTCGGTCTCGAGGTAGCCAGGTATTCGCTCGTCTTGACTACCTGCTCGAGCCATCCGCCAGCATCGCTGCCTTCATAACGAAGTCCGCCGAGTACGGTCCCGAATGCCGCGGCGATGCCGATCGCCGGCGCGCCCCGGACCTTCATGGAATGAATGCCTTCCCACACCTCTTCGGGCGTATAGAGCTTCAAATAGACGATTTCTTCCGGCAGAAGCCGCTGATCCAACAATACCAAATGGTCTCCGCCCCAATAAACGGAGCTTAGCGGTTCATGGGTGGTGGAATTATCGGTTGTCATACCGCTCATATCGATACCTCATTTCCTTGGGATGCTTGCTTGACCAACGTCACGATATCATCTATGGATTGAATGGAGCGATGGTGCCGCACCAGGCTCTTGCCGATTGCCAGCGCTTTACGCTGAGCAACTTCCCTGTCCTTGTCGCCCGGGATCGTGTCGATATCGGCGACGTGAGACAGGCCCACGATGCGCCGTATCATTTTGCAGCCGGCGAATCCGGCGGTATCCTTCAGAATTTGGGAAATGTAATAATCCTGATAGCCTGCCGTCCGGGACATCTCGTCTTGCAGATCGTCGTTCCAGAGCAAGCGGAAACGGCTCTCGAAATGCGTCCAGACGCCGCGCGCCATCTCAATCAGTGTTGCCTCACGGGCTGCCCGAGTCTGCTCGTCCGCGCACCATCCCGTCAGCGATGCATAGTTGAGCAGCAGGTTGCCGATGACCGCGCCGATATCGAATCCCATAGGCCCGAAGAAGGCGAATTCCGGGTCGATGACCTTGGTCGAATCCGGCTTGACGAAGATGCTTCCGGTATGAAGATCCCCATGAAGCAGCGCCTGCGCCTGCGTCAAGAACTTGTGGCGAAGCAGCGTGACTTCGAAGTGAAGCTCCGTATCGGAACGAAGCGCCTCCGCCTCGTCCTCGATGGCTTCGGGATAATTGTTGTTGTCCGATTTCCGGTAAGGATCCTCGAAGATCAGATCCTCGGTGATTTTGCATAGATCGGGATTCACGAACTGGCCCGCAAGCACCTTCTTCTCCTGCTGATTCATCCCGAGATCCGAGGTGTAGAAGAGCGTTCTCGCCAAAAACTCCCCGATATGCTCGGCGAATACCGGATAGGCTTGGCCTTCAATGAGTCCTCTGCGCATAATCGTATATTCGCTCAGATCCTCCATCACGGTGTAGGCCAGCTCATCGGAATATCCGTAGACCTGAGGTACAAGCTCGGGGCAGATCTTGTACTCAGTCTCAAGGGCCAATCGCTCGATTCGGGCGCGGTCCAGAGACAGCGGCCACGATTCGCCGACGACCTTTGCATAAGGAACGGCCTGCTTGATAATGATACTATCAGCCGTATTTTTGGCGGTGACGTGGAACACCAGATTCAGATTGCCGTCGCCGATTTCCCGGCACTCCAGCTCGGCATGCTCCGGGAACCGGCCCGGGATACTTCTTGCTAACTGTATAGCTTCCTCTGCGCTCAGCGGATGATATGCAGACATGGATGGTCACCCCCAAATATAATAGAAGAAAACTTAAAGCCAACTTTTTTGCTTGGTATTACCTAGTATAACGGTTTTTCGCGAATTTTGTATAATTTTTTGGACGGCTGCGGAATATGCGTAAGCGAGCATGATTCGCATATTGGCTCAAGGGGTAAACTACAATTAGACGCCCAAGCGCAGGTTTGTGCTCCTATATAATTGAAGGACTGCGAGAAGGCGGCATGCCTTGCAAGAGAAGGATGCCCGCGGCCGATACGTTCCTTCGCGTGTCACAGGGTGCATTAATATATAGAAAAGGAAGGGATTAACCATGGCAAAAACATCGTCTAGCAAATCCGCAGGAAAAACGAAAAGCTCCTCCCTGGAGCAGCTGTTGAACCAGCAGGTTGCAAACTTTAACGTGCTCTACGTGAAGCTTCATAATTACCATTGGTACGTTAGCGGGCAGCAGTTCTATTCCCTTCATGTGAAGTTTGAAGAACTGTACAATGAAATTACGCTGAAAATGGACGAGGTTGCAGAGCGGCTTCTTGCCCTCAAGGGTAAGCCGGCGGCAACGATGAAAGAATATCTGGATCTGGCGACTGTCCAGGAAGCATCCGGCAATGAGGATACGAAGGGCATGGTGCAGGCGCTGATCGAGGATTTTGCCACGGTTTCGGAAGAGCTTGCAGAAGGAATCGAAATGGCCGAGGAAGCAGGGGATGCGCCGACGGCGGATATGCTCACGGGCTTTAAGGCCGACCTTGAGAAGCATATGTGGATGCTGCGTTCTTTCTTGGGCTAAAGAGGTTGTTCCGTAGAGATGAAGTTTATTTCACTTGTTCTTCATGGCATAAGGATGGATCGTGACGCCTTGCTGCAATCGATCGTCCAAGCGCATGCATGCTGTTAGACATGTACCGTCCGGCGACGAGCGATGTGAAAGCCGGTGCCGGGTGCCGTGGGTTTAACGCATGCAGCATTTCGATGCAGCTGAGCCCTCCATGAACAGGGGAACGACAAGCAGGCTTGACCGCTGACGGGTCAGGCCTGCTTTTTTTGGTAGCGGTTGGGAAGTGCAGGTTATCGGGGTACTCGGTTTCGGTTATGCTTACAGTATAATCGAAAGGTTATGACGATCCGGTGTTGTTTTGATGAAGAGGGAAGTCTGCCGCTTAGCCGTAAAAGGCTTGTCCGGTTGAAATGCATCCTGTTTTATTATAAAATGGCTTGAGAATCAGTGAGAATCAGTTTAGAATAATTATAAATAAATAATTACTTTTTTCTTGCTTCTCTTATGAAATCAGGGCGTACAATCCTGTTATCATATAGGACCATAATACACTACCTATTCAACGGAGGGAATCTAATATGTCAACGAAGTTTGTCATTGAAGGATTGAAAGCACAAATCGAAGGGAAGGAAATCCTTAAGGGGATCAACCTTGAGATGAAGGGCGGCGAAGTTCACGCCATCATGGGACCTAACGGTACAGGTAAGAGTACCCTCGCTTCCGCTTTGATGGGTCACCCCAAATATGAAGTAACAGAAGGTACGGTGCTTCTGAACGATGAAGACCTGCTTGAGATGGAGGTTGACGAGCGCGCACGTGCCGGATTGTTCCTCGCGATGCAGTATCCGAGCGAAATTGCCGGGGTAACGAACTCCGACTTCCTGCGCAGCTCCATCAACGCACGCCGCGGCGAAGGCAATGAGATTTCGCTGATCAAGTTTATCCGCCAGATGGAAGGCAAGATGAAGGAGCTTGAGATGAACCCTGAGTTCGCTCACCGCTACTTGAACGAAGGCTTCTCCGGCGGCGAGAAGAAGCGTAACGAAATCCTGCAAATGATGATGCTCGAGCCGAAAATCGTCGTGCTGGACGAAATTGACTCCGGTCTCGATATCGATGCTTTGAGAATCGTGGCAAACGGCGTAAACGCGATGAAATCGGAAGAACGCGGTTTCTTGATTATTACCCACTATCAGCGCTTGCTTAACTATATTACTCCTGATTACGTACACGTTATGATGCAAGGACGCATTGTTAAATCCGGCGGTCCTGAGCTGGCCGAGAAACTGGAAGCGGAAGGCTATGACTGGATCAAGGAAGAGCTGGGAATTACCGATGAAACTGTAGGTCAAGACGCGTAAATTGACGGGAGGAGGAAACGATATGACTACACAAACCATTCTTCCGGTCAACGCTGAGGCTTTGAAGGCATTGTCCGAAAGTAAACAGGAACCGGCCTGGCTGACCGAGAGCCGTCTGGCTTCTCTGGAACTGGCCGGCCAATTGGAATTGCCAAAGCTGGAGAAGCAGCGCATCGAGCGCTGGAACATCCAAAGCTACGGCGAATATAAGGAAAGCAGCAAGCTCGCTTCCTTTGAAGAGCTGCCGGAGCATGTTGCAAAGCTTGTCGAAGGCTCCCGTGAGGGCGGCTTGATCATCCAGCGCAACTCCGGCACGGTCCATGTAAGCCTCGCTCCTGAATTGGCAGCGAAAGGCGTGATCTTCACTGATCTGCAAACCGCGGTGAAGGAGCACGAGGAACTGGTGAAGCCTTACCTGCATCAAGCGGTTAAGCGGGATGAGCACGCCATGGCGGCTCTGCATGCTGCGGTGTGGAACGGCGGGGTATTCCTGTATGTTCCGAAAAATGTCGAAGTCGACGTTCCAATGCAGGCAGTGCTGCTGGCAGACGACGCCGGTGCAACCTTTGCTCCTCATATTCTTGTCGTTGCCGAAGCGAACAGCATGGTCACTTATGTCGATAACTATGTGTCCGATGCGTTGAACGGTCCGCTCACGCATAACGGGGCAGTGGAAGTATTCGTTAAGAACGGCGCCAAGGTCCGCTATGCATCGGTGCATCAGCTGGCTGCGGATGCAACGGACGTCACGTACCGCCGTGCGGTTGTCGAGAACGACGGCTCCATCGAATGGATCGTCGGGGAGATGAACGACGGAGATACGGCAAGCGATACGATGAGCGTTCTGAAGGGCAACGGTTCGACATCCGATGCGAAGGTCATCGCAGTCGGCTCCGGTTCCCAGAAGATCAATTACACGACCCAAGCGAAGCACTTCGGCAAGAGCTCGGCGTCCCAGATGATTACCCGTGCGGTCATGCGCGAAGAAGCGCAAGCGATCATCAACGGGATCACCAAAATCGAGAAGGGTGCAACGAAGGCCGACGGTCAGCAAACCGAACGGGTGCTGATGCTTAGCCCGAAAGCGCGAGGCGACGCCAACCCGATTCTGCTCATCGACGAGGATGACGTTACTGCGGGTCATGCCGCATCCGTCGGGCAAGTGAACCAGGAGCAGATTTACTACCTGATGTCCCGCGGAATTTCGCGCACGGTGGCGGAATCGCTCATCATCTACGGTTTCCTCGCTCCGGTCGTCAGCGAAATTCCGTTGGAGGGACTTCGTGACCAGCTGCAGGGGCTCGTTGAAAGGAAGCTGGGACAATGATTGCCCACGTTCGAGAGCAATTTCCCATTCTCCATCAGGAGATCAACGGACATCCGCTGGTCTATCTCGACAATGCGGCGACTTCCCAGAAGCCGCAGGTCGTAATAGACGCCGTCAAGCGGTATTACGAGTGGGAGAACTCCAACGTTCACCGCGGAGTTCACACGCTCGGCAGCCGTGCGACGGACGCCTATGAAGGAGCACGGGAGAAGGTCGCCCGTTTCATTAATGCCGAAAGCTCCGAGCAAATTATTTTCACGCGCGGCACGACAACGGCGCTGAACCTGGTTGCTTCGTCTTACGCACGCTCCGTGTGCGGTCCAGGCGATGAAATCGTCCTGACCGAAATGGAGCATCACAGCAATCTCATTCCGTGGCAGCAGGTGGCAATCGCCATCGGCGCTACGCTGAAATATATTCCGCTGCAGCCTGACGGCACGATCCGCGTCGAGGATGTCGAGGCGCTGGTCACAGACCGTACGAAGCTGGTAGCGATCGCTTATGTCTCCAATGTCATGGGCGTGATCCATCCGGTGAAGCAAATCGCCGAAATCGCTCACCGTCACGGTGCCGTCATCGTTGTAGACGGTGCGCAGAGCACCCCGCACATGAAGGTGGATGTTCAGGATATCGGCTGCGATTTCTACGCCTTGTCCGGACATAAGATGTGTGCTCCGACCGGCATCGGCGCGCTCTACGGCAAGAAGGCGCTGCTGGAGGCGATGGAGCCGATCGAGTTCGGCGGCGAAATGATCAACGATGTCGGCTTGTATGAGTCGACTTGGAAGGAGCTCCCCTGGAAGTTCGAAGGGGGGACGCCGATCATTGCCGGGGCTGTCGGTCTTGGCGCAGCCATCGATTTCCTTCAGGAAATCGGCATGGAGGCAATCGAGCAGCATGAAGGGAAGCTTGCCGCCTATGCGATGAATCGCTTGTCCGAGCTTGAGGGCGTGACGATTTACGGCCCGCGCGAGCGCAAGGTCGGGCTCGTTACCTTTAATCTCGGCGACATTCATCCGCATGACGTGGCAACCGTTCTTGATGCGCAGGGCATCGCGATCCGGGCAGGCCATCACTGCTGCCAACCGCTGATGCGCTGGCTGAAAGTATCTTCTACGGCACGCGCAAGCTTTTATCTGTATAATACAGAAGAGGACGTTGATCGGTTAGTTAGCGCCTTAATCCAGACAAAGGAGTATTTTGGCGATGCAACTTGATGATTTATACAGACGTGTCATCATGGATCATTATAAAAATCCCCGCAATCGCGGAAGGTTCGAGGACGATGCGGTAACGGTCGATTTGAACAACCCGACGTGCGGAGACCGAATCTCCTTGCAGCTTAAGGTTGAGAACGGGATCGTGGCTGATGCCAAATATACGGGGGAAGGCTGCTCCATCAGCATGTCTTCCGCCTCGATGATGACGGACGCCGTAAAAGGCAAATCGCTCGACGAGGCGCTGAGCCTGGCGGACCGGTTCTCCTCCCTGATGCAGGGCGAGGACGTTGAATTCGAAGAGTACGAGGATATTGAAGCCCTATCCGGTGTTAACAAGTTTCCTGCCCGCATTAAGTGTGCAACACTCGCGTGGAACGCACTCCGAAAAGGAATAGACGCGAAGTAAGCGAAAGACAATAGATCGATAGGGAGGTAAGTCAAATGGCTAAAAAGGCACCCGAATTAGAAGAGTACAAATATGGTTTCCGTGACGAGCACAAAGCCGTTTTTCAAACCGGTAAAGGATTGACTCGCGAGGTCGTTACGGAAATTTCCAAGATTAAGAATGAGCCTGAATGGATGCTGGAGTTCCGCCTGAAGGCGCTGGAGCAGTTCGAGAAAATGCCGATGCCGCGTTGGGGCGGCGATCTCGACGAGCTGGATTTCAACGACATCCAGTACTATGTCAGACCGTCCGAGAAGCAAGGGAAGACTTGGGAGGAGGTTCCTGCCGAAATTAAGGAAACCTTCGACAAGCTCGGGATCCCGGAAGCGGAGCAGAAGTTCCTTGCAGGCGTATCGGCACAATACGAATCCGAAGTTGTATACCACAACATGCAGAAGGACCTTGAAGATCAAGGGGTAATCTTTATGGACACGGATACCGCTCTGAAAGAGCATCCAGAAATCTTTAGAGAGTACTTCGCAACGGTCGTTCCTCCGGCTGATAATAAATTTGCCGCGCTGAACAGTGCGGTATGGTCCGGCGGAAGCTTCATCTATGTTCCGAAAGGCGTGCAGTGCGAAATTCCGCTGCAGGCGTACTTCCGTATCAACTCCGAGAACATGGGTCAGTTCGAGCGTACGCTGATCATCGCCGACGAAGGCAGCTTCGTGCATTACGTCGAAGGCTGTACGGCTCCGATCTACAGCACGAACTCGCTTCATAGCGCGGTTGTCGAGATTATCTGTAAGAAGGATGCACGTGTGCGCTACACGACGATCCAGAACTGGGCGCCGAACATCTACAACCTCGTAACCAAGCGTGCGGTTGCGGAAGAGAATGCGACGATGGAATGGGTCGACGGCAACATCGGCTCCAAGCTGACTATGAAATACCCTGCTGTCGTCCTGAAAGGACGCGGCGCGAAAGGGATGGTTCTGTCCATCGCGGTGGCAGGTAAAGGCCAGCACCAGGATGCAGGTGCGAAGATGCTTCACCTGGCTCCGGACACCACTTCCACGATCGTATCGAAATCGATCAGTAAGCACGGCGGTAAAGTAACCTACCGCGGTCTGGCATCCTTCGGCCGCAACGCCGAAGGCGCGAAGGCGAATATCAAGTGCGATACGCTTATTCTCGATAATGAGTCGACATCCGATACGATTCCATACAACGAGATCAAGAACGACAACATTACGCTGGAGCATGAGGCGACTGTATCCAAGGTATCCGAGGATCAGCTGTTCTACCTTATGAGCCGCGGTCTTACCGAGGACGAAGCTACGCAGATGATCGTTATGGGCTTCATTGAGCCGTTCACGAAAGAGCTGCCAATGGAATATGCGGTTGAGATGAACCGTCTCATCAAGTTCGAGATGGAAGGCTCCATCGGTTAATATATCCAGGCACGATTTGAATATAGGCTGACATCGAAGAATGGGCTGCCCGCGAGATCACAGATCTTGGGCAGCCCATTCTTTTGTAAGTCAGAGATAATCACTCAGGCAGATATGTCTCATATCGCGATTCCGGCGAGCTTTCGAACCCTCGAACCCTCGAACCCGCGACCCAGGGACCCAGCGACCCAGGGACCCAGCGACCCGGGAAACTGAGAATTTGAGGAACTTAGAACCTTAGAGTCTGAGTATCTAGGTACCTGCTTCATCAATCCCGCCGGGTAGTCTGTTACGACCGGCTTGGCCTGACGACGTGTGAGCGCAGTCCGCTGCGCAAATAAATTCCCCGGACGATGGATACCATCAATCGCCGGGGAATTTATTTGATTATGTATATATTGAAAGGCATGAGTTCATGTTAGAGCAGGATCTCTTGAATCTCGGTATCCGATTCCTTCGACAGATCAATGAACCGCGCTCCGGCCTGAATGAGGGGACGGAAGTAGTCCGACTGGTTATTCGCAACGATAATGCCCGATTCACCGGTCGTCAGGACGACCTTTTTACCGATGAAATAAGGAAGCATCTGCTGGATGAACGCATGAGTCGCCTTCCCGTTCAGCTTGCCGAAGCTGAGGCTGTAGAGCTCCCGCAGAACGGTCAGCAGCTGCTGCTTGGACTGATACACCCGGTTGGTCGTCATGGCGCTGTAGACATCGGCAACCGCGCAAATCTGCGCGTAAGGATGGATCTGATTCTCATGGATCGCTTTCGGATACCCGGAGCCGTCGCCGCGTTCGTGATGCTGCAGCGCTACGGTTGCAGTGACTTTGTCCCGCGTTGATTCATAGATCGTTTCGTAGCCGTAAATGGTGTGAAGCTTGACCTGCTCATATTCCTCCGGCGTCAGCTTGCCGGGTTTATCGAGTATTTCGCGGGGGATCCGGCACTTTCCGATATCATGGAGGAAGCCGGCTTTGCCGATGTCATAAGCTTCCTGCTCAGAATAACCCATCCATTCGGCGATATAATAGGACAGCATTCCGACTTGAATGGAGTGGCGATATGTGTAATCATCCTTGCCATTAAACAGAAGCAGGAGAGAAACCACGTCCTTCTGTTCACTGAGCGAGTCAACGAGCGGATGAAAGGTATCGTCGACGACGGATTCATTAAACGTTCCCGTCAGCGCCGCTTCCTCGAACATGGATTTGCATCCGTCGAACGCGAGATTGAAATGCGGTTGAACCTGTCGAAACGATTCCGAGATATCGGATAGCAGATCGATGGATTCCGCATGCCCGCGGGGGGAAATATCGATATAATCGATGCCGTGCTGAAGGAGCTTGGATATGTCCTCCATGCGCAGAATCGTTCCTTTGCGAAGAACATGAACGCCGTTGCGGTTGAATGCATCTTGTTGGATGTGATCGCCGGGTCTCAGGTCCGTGACATGTACTCTCAAATCATTGCACCTCTTGCCCTTATATAAATGAAAAGTTAAAACCATCTTAGCAAGAAAATTATGGTTTTACAATGATTGAATAAGTCTTAAAGCCTAGCAGTGGGGTCCCAAGGGCCTGTCTGAGGGCCTTTCCATTCGGATCCGTCATCCCAAATTTCCTTTTTCCAGATCGGGACGGTTCGCTTCAGCTGCTCGATGGCATACCTGCTGGCTTCGTAGCAATCGTTTCGATGAGGCGAAGAGACGGCAATGACCACGCTGGTTTCACCGATATCGACCGTACCGATCCGGTGGGAAATCGCGCATAAGGTGCCGGGCCACTGGTTGGAGATGTTGCGGCAAATTTGCTGCAATTCTTTTAAGGCCATGGGGATATAGGCTTCATACTCCAGCGTAACCGTTCGCTGCTCACCGGTCATTTCCCGGGTCGTCCCGATAAAAGAGAGGGTTGCGCCATGGTTGGCATCATGGACCTTGGCCAGGGTATCCTCGACCGAGAGCTTCTCGGACGTAATCAGGCAGGTTCCATCGGGGGACTGAGCGCTCTTGGGGGGCTGCTCCCCGGCACCGTCGCCACCGGATACCGGCGGAATCAGAGCAACCTCATCCCCTGCCTGAATAAGCTGGTCTTCCAAAGCATATTCTTGATTGATTGCCACGAATGAAACCGCGATCTGCTGGGCGGCGTCCGGATAAGTATCGCTAAGCTTCTGCTTTAATTCTCCGGCCGTAAGCGGAAGCGCGGGGACGGGAAACGCAAGCGAAGCGGAACCGATTCGATCGGCCAGCCCCGCGAATAACAAGATCGGAATAGTCGTCGACATTTTGCATCACCTCATAATTCTTCTGGGCTACAATATACCATATTCCTCGTCAAAATGTTATGCTTGAAAGACCGGAAAATCACGTGATACGAACATGGGAGGAGGCCGCCTGAATGCTGAAGAAGAGCCATAACCAGAAGCTTACAATCCTGTATACAAATGATATACATAGTCATTTTGAAATGATGAGTAGCGCGGCGGCTATTATTTCCCGGGAAAGAACGGCCGCGGAAGGCCCGGTTCTCGTGCTTGATATCGGCGACCATATGGACAGAGCGGCTGTCGAGACGGAAGGCTCGATGGGACAGGCAAATGTCGATATTATGAATCTGACCGGATATGATGCGATTACCATCGGCAACAATGAAGGACTTACCTTTCCTGCCGATGTACTGGATCATCTTTACGCCGGTCTTCAATGTCCCGTCGTTTGCTGCAATATCCACGAGACCACGAGCGGTGCACCCCCGCGCTGGATGAAGCCAAGCATCGTCGTTGAGAAGGGGGGCATCCGGGTGGGAATCACCGGTGCGACGGCTGCCTTCGCCGGCTTTTATCAGCTGCTGGGCTGGGAGGCTTCCGACCCGGATCAAGCGATTGCCGAGCAGGTACGGCTGCTGTCGGACCAATGTGACCTCGTTATCGTGCTGTCGCATCTCGGATTAACGACGGATAAACGATTGGCGGAAAATATCGAAGGCATCGACATTATTTTGGGCGGCCATACCCATCATGTGCTCGAGGACCCGCTTGTCATCGGGGGTACGGTTATTTGCGGAGCCGGAAAGTTCGGGAAATATGTCGGCAGGCTTGTCTTGGAACGGAGCCATGAGAACGGTCGATTGTTGAGCAGGGAAGGGCAGCTGCTGTCCGTGGATCAGGCGCTGATCGAGCCGGTTGTCGAGCAGGCGATCATGCGTCATCATGAGCTGGCCGAGCAGCGGCTGCAGGAGCAGGTAGCGGTCATTGACCGCAAGCTTCCGATCCATTACGAAGAGGAATCTCCATTTGCGAACCTGCTCGCCCAGGCGGTGCTGCACCATACGGGAGCCGAGTTTTCCATCGTAAATTCAGGACAGCTGCTCGGGCCGCTCCCGATGGGCGAAATCAGCGCCGGCATGCTGCACAGTCTGTGCCCGTCCCCGATTAACCCCTGC from Paenibacillus ihbetae includes:
- a CDS encoding molybdenum cofactor biosynthesis protein, which codes for MSTTIPILLFAGLADRIGSASLAFPVPALPLTAGELKQKLSDTYPDAAQQIAVSFVAINQEYALEDQLIQAGDEVALIPPVSGGDGAGEQPPKSAQSPDGTCLITSEKLSVEDTLAKVHDANHGATLSFIGTTREMTGEQRTVTLEYEAYIPMALKELQQICRNISNQWPGTLCAISHRIGTVDIGETSVVIAVSSPHRNDCYEASRYAIEQLKRTVPIWKKEIWDDGSEWKGPQTGPWDPTARL
- the sufU gene encoding Fe-S cluster assembly sulfur transfer protein SufU, translated to MQLDDLYRRVIMDHYKNPRNRGRFEDDAVTVDLNNPTCGDRISLQLKVENGIVADAKYTGEGCSISMSSASMMTDAVKGKSLDEALSLADRFSSLMQGEDVEFEEYEDIEALSGVNKFPARIKCATLAWNALRKGIDAK
- the mtnK gene encoding S-methyl-5-thioribose kinase, encoding MSAYHPLSAEEAIQLARSIPGRFPEHAELECREIGDGNLNLVFHVTAKNTADSIIIKQAVPYAKVVGESWPLSLDRARIERLALETEYKICPELVPQVYGYSDELAYTVMEDLSEYTIMRRGLIEGQAYPVFAEHIGEFLARTLFYTSDLGMNQQEKKVLAGQFVNPDLCKITEDLIFEDPYRKSDNNNYPEAIEDEAEALRSDTELHFEVTLLRHKFLTQAQALLHGDLHTGSIFVKPDSTKVIDPEFAFFGPMGFDIGAVIGNLLLNYASLTGWCADEQTRAAREATLIEMARGVWTHFESRFRLLWNDDLQDEMSRTAGYQDYYISQILKDTAGFAGCKMIRRIVGLSHVADIDTIPGDKDREVAQRKALAIGKSLVRHHRSIQSIDDIVTLVKQASQGNEVSI
- a CDS encoding HD-GYP domain-containing protein, giving the protein MRVHVTDLRPGDHIQQDAFNRNGVHVLRKGTILRMEDISKLLQHGIDYIDISPRGHAESIDLLSDISESFRQVQPHFNLAFDGCKSMFEEAALTGTFNESVVDDTFHPLVDSLSEQKDVVSLLLLFNGKDDYTYRHSIQVGMLSYYIAEWMGYSEQEAYDIGKAGFLHDIGKCRIPREILDKPGKLTPEEYEQVKLHTIYGYETIYESTRDKVTATVALQHHERGDGSGYPKAIHENQIHPYAQICAVADVYSAMTTNRVYQSKQQLLTVLRELYSLSFGKLNGKATHAFIQQMLPYFIGKKVVLTTGESGIIVANNQSDYFRPLIQAGARFIDLSKESDTEIQEILL
- a CDS encoding cysteine desulfurase; protein product: MIAHVREQFPILHQEINGHPLVYLDNAATSQKPQVVIDAVKRYYEWENSNVHRGVHTLGSRATDAYEGAREKVARFINAESSEQIIFTRGTTTALNLVASSYARSVCGPGDEIVLTEMEHHSNLIPWQQVAIAIGATLKYIPLQPDGTIRVEDVEALVTDRTKLVAIAYVSNVMGVIHPVKQIAEIAHRHGAVIVVDGAQSTPHMKVDVQDIGCDFYALSGHKMCAPTGIGALYGKKALLEAMEPIEFGGEMINDVGLYESTWKELPWKFEGGTPIIAGAVGLGAAIDFLQEIGMEAIEQHEGKLAAYAMNRLSELEGVTIYGPRERKVGLVTFNLGDIHPHDVATVLDAQGIAIRAGHHCCQPLMRWLKVSSTARASFYLYNTEEDVDRLVSALIQTKEYFGDAT
- the sufD gene encoding Fe-S cluster assembly protein SufD; this encodes MTTQTILPVNAEALKALSESKQEPAWLTESRLASLELAGQLELPKLEKQRIERWNIQSYGEYKESSKLASFEELPEHVAKLVEGSREGGLIIQRNSGTVHVSLAPELAAKGVIFTDLQTAVKEHEELVKPYLHQAVKRDEHAMAALHAAVWNGGVFLYVPKNVEVDVPMQAVLLADDAGATFAPHILVVAEANSMVTYVDNYVSDALNGPLTHNGAVEVFVKNGAKVRYASVHQLAADATDVTYRRAVVENDGSIEWIVGEMNDGDTASDTMSVLKGNGSTSDAKVIAVGSGSQKINYTTQAKHFGKSSASQMITRAVMREEAQAIINGITKIEKGATKADGQQTERVLMLSPKARGDANPILLIDEDDVTAGHAASVGQVNQEQIYYLMSRGISRTVAESLIIYGFLAPVVSEIPLEGLRDQLQGLVERKLGQ
- the sufC gene encoding Fe-S cluster assembly ATPase SufC; the protein is MSTKFVIEGLKAQIEGKEILKGINLEMKGGEVHAIMGPNGTGKSTLASALMGHPKYEVTEGTVLLNDEDLLEMEVDERARAGLFLAMQYPSEIAGVTNSDFLRSSINARRGEGNEISLIKFIRQMEGKMKELEMNPEFAHRYLNEGFSGGEKKRNEILQMMMLEPKIVVLDEIDSGLDIDALRIVANGVNAMKSEERGFLIITHYQRLLNYITPDYVHVMMQGRIVKSGGPELAEKLEAEGYDWIKEELGITDETVGQDA
- the mtnA gene encoding S-methyl-5-thioribose-1-phosphate isomerase, which translates into the protein MSGMTTDNSTTHEPLSSVYWGGDHLVLLDQRLLPEEIVYLKLYTPEEVWEGIHSMKVRGAPAIGIAAAFGTVLGGLRYEGSDAGGWLEQVVKTSEYLATSRPTAVNLFWALDRMKLAAAKLATDGLDISGLNAAFLAEAEAIRAEDEDVCRRIGENALPFFKDGMGILTHCNAGGLATAKYGTALAPMYLAHEQGMKIKVFADETRPVLQGARLTAFELQQAGIDVTLLADNMAAMVMSKGWVQAVIVGTDRVAANGDVANKIGTYGVAVLAKAHGIPFYVACPLSTIDLETPTGADIPIEERPAEEITEGFGKRTAPQGVKVYNPAFDVTPHEYVTAIITEKGVVQAPYHENLKKLFE
- a CDS encoding Dps family protein — translated: MAKTSSSKSAGKTKSSSLEQLLNQQVANFNVLYVKLHNYHWYVSGQQFYSLHVKFEELYNEITLKMDEVAERLLALKGKPAATMKEYLDLATVQEASGNEDTKGMVQALIEDFATVSEELAEGIEMAEEAGDAPTADMLTGFKADLEKHMWMLRSFLG
- the sufB gene encoding Fe-S cluster assembly protein SufB — encoded protein: MAKKAPELEEYKYGFRDEHKAVFQTGKGLTREVVTEISKIKNEPEWMLEFRLKALEQFEKMPMPRWGGDLDELDFNDIQYYVRPSEKQGKTWEEVPAEIKETFDKLGIPEAEQKFLAGVSAQYESEVVYHNMQKDLEDQGVIFMDTDTALKEHPEIFREYFATVVPPADNKFAALNSAVWSGGSFIYVPKGVQCEIPLQAYFRINSENMGQFERTLIIADEGSFVHYVEGCTAPIYSTNSLHSAVVEIICKKDARVRYTTIQNWAPNIYNLVTKRAVAEENATMEWVDGNIGSKLTMKYPAVVLKGRGAKGMVLSIAVAGKGQHQDAGAKMLHLAPDTTSTIVSKSISKHGGKVTYRGLASFGRNAEGAKANIKCDTLILDNESTSDTIPYNEIKNDNITLEHEATVSKVSEDQLFYLMSRGLTEDEATQMIVMGFIEPFTKELPMEYAVEMNRLIKFEMEGSIG